The Ruminococcaceae bacterium R-25 DNA segment CGAGCCTCTTACATTGGAAGACGTTCTCGCTATTCACGAGAAGGAAAAGCCGATCGGTGTTATTGCCCAGTTCGGCGGCCAGACACCTCTGAACCTTGCAGCTTCACTCAAGGCTAACGGCGTAAACATCCTGGGTACAACACCTGAGACGATCGACCTCGCTGAGGACAGGGATCACTTCCGTGCCATGATGAACCGCCTTGGCATCCCGATGCCTGAAGCAGGCATGGCTGTAAATGCTGATGAGGCTATCTCAATCGCAAACAAGATCGGCTATCCTGTTATGGTTCGTCCTTCTTATGTTCTCGGCGGAAGAGGAATGGAGATCGTCCACGACGACGAGATGATGAGAGTCTATATGAATGCAGCTGTAGGTGTTACACCTGACAGACCGATCCTCATCGACCGTTTCCTCCACCACGCAACAGAGTGCGAGGCAGATGCTATTTCCGACGGCACAAACTGCTACGTTCCTGCAGTAATGGAGCACATCGAGCTTGCCGGTATCCACTCCGGTGACTCCGCATGCATCCTTCCTTCAAAGAACCTCTCACCTGAACTCGTTGAAACAATTAAGGAATATACAAGAAAGATCGCTGTTGAAATGCACGTTGTAGGTCTTATGAACATGCAGTATGCGATTGAAGACGGAGTCGTTTTCGTGCTCGAGGCTAACCCCCGTGCATCCAGAACCGTACCGCTCGTATCCAAGGTCACAGGCACCAACATGGTCAAGATCGCTACTGACATCATGACAAGCAGCATCACAGGCAGACCTTCACCGGTACCGGAACTCCACGACAAGGTAATCCCTCACTACGGAGTTAAGGAAGCGGTTTTCCCGTTCAACATGTTCCAGGAAGTTGACCCTGTACTCGGACCTGAAATGAGATCCACAGGTGAGGTTTTGGGTCTTGCTACACACTTCGGCGAAGCAAGCTTCAAGGCTCAGGAAGCAACAAAGACAGAGCTTCCGCTCGAAGGCAGCGTTCTCCTTTCTGTTTCCGATCTCGACAAGGTAGACCTCATCGAAGTAGCTCAGATGTTCTCTGATCTCGGCTTCAAGATCTATGCTACAGGCGGCACATATGACATGATCGTCGGCAACGGAATCAAGGCTGAGAAGGTCAAGAAGCTCTATGAGGGAAGACCTAACATCGGTGACATGATCCTCAACAGAGACATCGACCTCGTAATCAACACACCTGCCGGCAAGACTTCATCTCACGATGACTCTTACATCCGTAAGGATGCTATCCGCCAGCATGTTCCTTACATCACAACAATGGCTGCTGCCAAGGCTTGCGCTGAAGGCATCAAGGCTGCCAAGGAGCGTGACTTTGAGGTCAAGGCTCTCCAGGATTACCACGCTGAGATCAAGTAATAGTTTAATAAGTATTTGTTTAATGCGGCCGGACCTTATGCCCGGCCGTTTTTTATGTGGCTCTGGACGCCGGTTTGCCCGTATGTCTGGTGCGGCATTTAATATGGCTGCTGCCATACTGTTTGCCGTATTTTAGGCTGTTTTCGGTGAAAATCACGGCATTCAATACGGCTATAACCACATCAATTGCTGTATTTGCAGTGCTGACTCAAAAATCAAGCAAAAGTCAGACACTGCATGGATATCCGCCTGGATTCTAAGTCTGACATGTAATTGAGCGGCAAAACGAACGGCTATAGCCGCCCAAATAGCCGCCCAAATGGCCCCAAAACGCAAAATAAGCGGTAAAACGAACGGCTATAGCCGCCCAAATAGCCGTCCAAATGGCCCTAAAACGCAAAATGAGCGGTAAAATGAACGGCTACTGCCGTCCAAACTACCGTCCAAATGGCCCCGAAACACAAAACGAGCGGCTAAATGAACGGCTATAGCCGCCCATTCCGCCGTCCATCCTGCACCAACCACAAAACCTCATTTTGCCACAGTTTTCACTAGATAAATCTTGCTATTGCTGACCGCAAGAAATGTATAGCAATTTTTGTAGAAATCGGGCTTTTCGCCACTGCTTGAAAACCAAAACTCATTGAAAACAAAGAATACTTACTCTAAAAAGTTAGCAAAATAAGATTAATGGCCGAATCGCAAAAAGTGTTGAATTTGTTGATTACGCATAACTTTTTTTGAATAATATTTGCATTTTGGTAAATGCCTTTTATCTTTTAATCATTTAGTATGTTTCTTGTACTATTATGCGAATCGGGAGGTTCATATGTATTTTATAGGTATTGATCTCGGCACATCGGCTGTGAAGCTGCTCCTTATGAAGAGCGGGGGAGAGATTATCAGAACTGTTTCTGAAAGCTATCCCGTAAACTTCCCTCAGACCGGCTGGTCCGAACAGAATCCTGAGGATTGGTTCGATGGAACGATCAAGGGACTTTCCAAGCTCCTTGAGGGCATCGACGGAAACGAAGTTGCAGGTATCAGCTTCGGCGGCCAGATGCACGGACTTACTCTTCTTGACAGTGAAGGCCAGGTAATCAGACCGGCTATTCTCTGGAACGACGGCAGATCCCAGGTAGAGACAGATTATCTCAACAATGAGATCGGCAAGGCAAATCTTTCCAAGTACACAGGCAACATTGCTTTCGCAGGCTTTACTGCACCTAAGGTAATGTGGGTACACAAGAATGAACCTGAGAACTTCGCAAAGATCGCAAAGATCTTGCTCCCTAAGGATTATCTCGCATACAGACTCTCCGGCGTTTTCGCTACGGACGTTTCTGATGCTTCAGGCACGCTTTATTTCGACTGCGAAAACAGAAAGTGGTCAGACGAAATGCTTAAGATCTTGGACATGAAGGCTGAGTGGCTTCCCGAAGTGTTCGAGAGTTATGAGGCAATCGGTAAGATCCTCCCTGAGATCGCTGACAAGCTCGGAATCAATAAAGACTGCGTAATTGCTGCAGGCGCAGGCGATAATGCTGCGGCGGCCGTAGGTATGGGGATCATCGGCAATGGTGGATGTAATATCTCACTCGGTACTTCCGGAACGATATTTATCGCATCCAGCACTTTCAAGAATGATGAAGCTAACTCGCTTCACGCATTCGATCACGCTGACGGCGGATTCCATCTCATGGGCTGTATGCTCTCTGCTGCTTCCTGCAACAAGTGGTGGATGGAAGAGATCATCGGCACAACAGATTACGCTAAGGAGCAGGAAGGCCTTGAGGCACTCGGTACCAACAAAGTATTCTTCCTTCCTTACCTTATGGGCGAGAGATCACCTCTCAACAATCCTGACTGCCGCGCTATGTTCGTAGGCATGTCAATGGATACAACACGTAAGGATATGACACTTGCAGTCATGGAAGGCGTTGCATTCGCACTCAGAGATTCCTTCGAGTGTGCTAAGAAGATGGGCCTTGATATCAAGAGTTCCTCCATCTGCGGCGGCGGCGCAAAGTCCAAGCTTTGGTGCACGATCGTATCCAACGTTCTCGGTATTGAACTTACTCAGACAGAGAATGACGAAGGTCCTGCTATGGGCGGCGCTCTCCTCGCAGCAGTTGCATGCGGCGAATATGCTTCAGTAGAAGAAGCTTGCGCAGCTACAGTTTCCAAGCATGTTTCCGTTGTTCCTACACCTGAGCTCGTTGCTAAGTACGACGAGAGATATAAAGAGTTTTCAAAAATCTATCCCGCAATGAAGGAGGCAGGTTTATGGTAATTTACGAGGCAACATCTTCCAATTTCAAAAAGTACGGAAGAATCGTTAAGAACATCGATTTTGCACCCATTATCGATGCGCTCAACAAGATCGCTATCCCTGAAGATCACGTAGCTTATGAGCCTACAGTAGCTTCTCTTGAAGAGGCTTCCGCCAAGGTTGATGTCAGCAGACTTTTCGGCGGTGAGTTAAAGCTTGAGACAGGCTATTGTGCAGGTCACAACACTCTTCTTAACGCTGTTGAGTATCACAGATCTTCTGAGGTCAACGTAGCTGCTACAGACTGCATCCTTCTCTTGGGTTCTCTGCAGGACGTAACTGACGATTTTCAGTATGACACATCCAAGATCGAAGCATTCCATATCCGTAAGGGTACTGCTGTTGAGCTCTATGCTACAACACTTCACTATGCACCCTGTGGCATCGAAAACGATGGCTTCATGGTTGGCGTAATCCTTCCTTATGGAACAAACTTCGACTTGGAAGAAGACCATATCGACTGCCTGGCTAACTCAGGCGACGAAGATAAGCTCCTTACAGCAAAGAATAAGTGGCTTATCGCTCATCCCGACGCTCCCGGTGAGAAGGGACATTTCCCCGGACTCATTGGTGCTAATATTGAAGTTGATGTAACTAAAAAACAGATGGAGGAAATCTAAAATGTCAAAAAAATTATTTAACGCACCCGACGTTAAACTCGCAATCGTAGCAGTATCCCGTGACTGCTTCCCGGAATCACTTTCCGTAAACAGAAGAAAGGCTCTTGTTAAGGCTTATACCGAGAAGTATGGTGCTGATGACATCTATGAGTGCCCTATCTGCATCGTAGAGTCTGAGATCCATATGCAGCAGGCTTTGGCAGACATCAAGGCTGCAGGCTGCAACGCTCTTTGCGTATACCTTGGAAACTTCGGACCTGAGATCTCTGAGACAATGCTCGCTCAGCAGTGGGGCGGTCCCGTTATGTTCTGTGCAGCTGCAGAAGAGTCACAGAATGACTTGGTTGGCGGCAGAGGCGACGCTTACTGCGGTATGCTCAATGCTTCCTACAACCTCAAGATCCGTGGCGTAAATGCTTACATCCCTGAGTATCCTGTCGGAAACGCAGAAGAGTGCGCTGACATGATCAAGGAGTTCATCCCTGTAGCTAGAGCTCTCGACGCTATGAAGAACCTCAAGATCATTTCTTTCGGACCTCGTCCGCAGAACTTCTTCGCATGCAACGCTCCCATCGAGCCTTTGTACAGAATGGG contains these protein-coding regions:
- a CDS encoding xylulokinase; amino-acid sequence: MYFIGIDLGTSAVKLLLMKSGGEIIRTVSESYPVNFPQTGWSEQNPEDWFDGTIKGLSKLLEGIDGNEVAGISFGGQMHGLTLLDSEGQVIRPAILWNDGRSQVETDYLNNEIGKANLSKYTGNIAFAGFTAPKVMWVHKNEPENFAKIAKILLPKDYLAYRLSGVFATDVSDASGTLYFDCENRKWSDEMLKILDMKAEWLPEVFESYEAIGKILPEIADKLGINKDCVIAAGAGDNAAAAVGMGIIGNGGCNISLGTSGTIFIASSTFKNDEANSLHAFDHADGGFHLMGCMLSAASCNKWWMEEIIGTTDYAKEQEGLEALGTNKVFFLPYLMGERSPLNNPDCRAMFVGMSMDTTRKDMTLAVMEGVAFALRDSFECAKKMGLDIKSSSICGGGAKSKLWCTIVSNVLGIELTQTENDEGPAMGGALLAAVACGEYASVEEACAATVSKHVSVVPTPELVAKYDERYKEFSKIYPAMKEAGLW